The following DNA comes from Naumovozyma castellii chromosome 4, complete genome.
AACTCCAGATCGATTTTGATACCGAAGAATTATCCACAGCTGTTTGCTGTTGCGGTACATCCTGATTCCCTCGTGTGGTTGAATTAGTTGCTGAGTTCATATCCATTTTCGTGTCAGTACCCTTGACGGGGCttacttcttcatcatcccAGTTTAATGATTTTTCTAACTCTTGCTGAATGATTTGGtcaaattgattaaatATGGCCAAAGGTTTTGTCCAAAGGGACGATTTTGGCCTCTCTCCATTTTTTTGATCCACTTGATATCTTGGATACGATtgtgatgaagaaaaatcatTACTATCTAATAATGGCTGAGTTCCTCTTGCCGCCATGTTATCCTCGTGTGGCTGTGAGGTTAAAAAATACTTGGAAACTTGTTCCTTTAGCGATTGTAATTCCTTTGCATGCTGTTTATACGTATCTTCTTGAGtttgtaatttttttttaagaTCATCAATTTTCTGCTTgctttcaaataattctaattctttattgGCAAGATTAGTCAATAACGAGTTTATGTCAAGTGGATCAGAATTgtttaaatttggatttggatCTATTGTTGTAGACGTGGTCGACGGTTGTGGTGGTATAATTATGGAGTCAGAAATATAATTGGCAGACTGTATACTACTTGTCCTTGAATGCAATGAAGGCTGAGAATCATGATCTGGAATAAATAAACTATTTCGTTTGTTGTTACTACTTGGATTGGAAATGATGGAACTATTTGTATTCGCTTGTGTAGGTGTTGTCCTTTCTGGTGTGGACGGTGTAAAGACCATTGGTTGAATTAACGACCTTCTTTTATTCATCATAGAGGCCCTAGACGAATGAGATCCAAAAACATTATTTCTTGGAGAGATGACTTTGGGGTCAGATGAATCAGTACTTCGAATGTTGGATTGATTATCGTTCAAAGGATCTTCTCCGTTGGATACTGTAGTTGGTGATAATTTGCTTTGCAAGCGAGCAATTCTTGCTCCGTTTGGGTTAGGTGACGTTGGAGTAGGAATTGGAGTCGGAGTTGAAGATCGTATTATTGATTCATCATTgctttttttttaaagttTGATTTTTAAAAGGTCTTGTGCTTGTATCAATTTGTAATTCTTTGTCTGTTTCATCCACGAATGCATCGAAGTTATTCATGATTTATACAGTGTAATTCTATGCAAAATGAGGAGGTGCTCGCTTTATAGCCAGGTAAGTAAGGTGTGTTGATTTATGGTGAAGAAGGATTGGTACAATTGTAGGAACCTTAGACGAAAGttgaaataatattgtttCGGATTGTTCTCCGTCCTTTTCTCTGTTCAcgttatttttaaaaattccAAGACACTTTAACCTTTGGGACAAGATTT
Coding sequences within:
- the TDA11 gene encoding Tda11p (ancestral locus Anc_5.87); amino-acid sequence: MMNKRRSLIQPMVFTPSTPERTTPTQANTNSSIISNPSSNNKRNSLFIPDHDSQPSLHSRTSSIQSANYISDSIIIPPQPSTTSTTIDPNPNLNNSDPLDINSLLTNLANKELELFESKQKIDDLKKKLQTQEDTYKQHAKELQSLKEQVSKYFLTSQPHEDNMAARGTQPLLDSNDFSSSQSYPRYQVDQKNGERPKSSLWTKPLAIFNQFDQIIQQELEKSLNWDDEEVSPVKGTDTKMDMNSATNSTTRGNQDVPQQQTAVDNSSVSKSIWSFVNDVKSGILGINLEENNESVTGVLRDRSRETSDKPPSEHLKMKEFKTTLKQKKSNKLQFIESVEEEDEEDSNNNAKNVTSQNSSVEMEILR